Proteins encoded within one genomic window of Edaphobacter lichenicola:
- a CDS encoding cupin domain-containing protein: MTQIISPQIISPQTAEHYRWGGPQGDDCDGWHLVRTTDLSIIEELMPPGTSEVRHLHLRSRQFFYVLEGELTIDVERHSFVLQAGAGIEVSPGQQHQVFNRSSNPTRILVTSQPPSHGDRINL, from the coding sequence ATGACTCAGATCATCAGCCCGCAGATCATCAGCCCACAGACGGCCGAGCACTACCGATGGGGTGGCCCTCAAGGAGACGACTGCGACGGCTGGCATCTCGTCAGGACAACCGACCTCAGCATCATCGAAGAGCTCATGCCACCCGGCACAAGCGAAGTCCGGCACCTCCACCTCCGTTCCCGCCAGTTCTTCTATGTTCTTGAAGGAGAGCTGACCATTGACGTGGAGCGGCACAGCTTCGTCCTTCAAGCCGGCGCAGGTATAGAGGTCTCTCCCGGCCAGCAGCATCAGGTCTTCAACCGCAGTTCGAACCCAACGCGCATACTCGTCACCAGCCAGCCTCCGAGCCACGGCGACAGGATCAATCTATAA